The DNA segment ACATCGACCTGGAACACGAGCGAGAGATGCTCACCCATGAGATGCGCTCAACCTCCGGCCAGCGGCGCAAGAAGGCAGTGAAGCGGCTGCGGCTGGTGGAAGCCTTTCGCAAGAGCGGCAACCACCCGGAGTGGATGGTCATGACCGCCCTGCCTGTACTGCCGCCCGACCTGCGCCCAATGGTGCAGCTGGACGGCGGGCGTTTCGCCACCAGCGACCTCAACGACTTGTACCGGCGCGTCATCAACCGCAACAACCGGCTCAAGAGGCTGCTTGAGTTGGAGGCGCCGGAGATCATCATTCGCAACGAGAAGCGAATGTTGCAGGAAGCCGTGGATGCGCTCATCGACAACGGACGGCGCGGCCGCGCCATTTCCGGCAGCCACAATCACCGTCTGAAGTCACTGTCGGACCTCCTGCGGGGCAAGCAGGGGAGGTTCCGTCAGAACCTCCTGGGCAAGCGCGTCGACTACTCCGGGCGCTCCGTAATCGTCGTCGGCCCAACGCTGCAGTTGTACCAGTGCGGCCTGCCAAAGCGGATGGCGCTGGAGCTTTTCAAGCCATTTGTCATGCACCGATTGGTGGTGCAGGGGTTGGCGCACAACATCAAGAGCGCTAAGCGGGCCGTGGAGCGAGTGCGCCCCGAGGTCTGGGACGTGCTGGAAGAGGTCATCAAGGACCGGCCGGTGTTGATGAACCGTGCCCCCACGTTGCACCGTCTGGGCATCCAGGCGTTCATGCCCGTCCTCATTGAAGGAAGCGCCCCGCAGTTGCACCCGTTGGTATGCACCGCCTTCAACGCGGACTTTGACGGCGACCAGATGGCCATCCACGTCCCGCTTTCCCGCCGCGCAGTGCAGGAGGCGCGGCGCGTGATGCTGAGCATCTACAACATGCTCTCCCCGGCATCCGGCGAGCCGGTGGTCGCTCCGACGCTGGACATCGTGCTTGGGTGCTACTACCTGACCATGGAAAACGTCAATGCTCCTGGCGCCGGCAAGAAGTTCTCCTCTGGCGAAGAAGCTGAGATGGCGCACGAGATGGGGTTAGTGAACATCCAAGCCCCGGTGCAGATCTTACAGGGCAGCAACGGCCACGGCGCCTCGTGGATCGAGACTACCGTCGGGCGCCTGATTTTCCGCGACTTGCTGCCGGACTCCGTCGCCGAGGACCCCTCCAAGTGGAACAAGCTCATGGACAAGGGCGCCCTCAAGACATTGGTGTCGGACGCCTATCGGATTCTAGGCAACGAAGAGACGGCGGACATGCTGGACAAAATCAAGAACGCCGGCTTCCACTACGCCACCGTGTCCGGCATCACCATTGGAATCTCCGACCTGGAGGTGCCCGAACAGAAGTCCGGCGTCCTCGCCAGCGCGGAAGGACAGATCCAGCAGTTGGAAGAGCAGTTCCAGATGGGTCTGATCACGGAACGCGAGCGCTACGACCAGACCATCCGCATTTGGACGGACGCCAGTGACGAGGTGACCAGCCTCATCGAAAAGGCTCTGCCCTCGTACGGCGGCGTCTACCTGATGGCCACTTCCGGCGCGAAGGGAAACATCAGCCAGATCAAGCAGATGGCGGGGATGCGGGGCCTCATGTCGGACCCCAAGGGCTTCCTGATCCCGCTCCCCGTGAAGTCGAGCTTCCGCGAAGGCCTCAGCGTGCTGGAGTACTTCATCTCTACGCACGGCGCCAGAAAGGGACTGGCAGACACCGCGTTGCGGACTGCTGACAGCGGCTATCTGACGCGCCGCATGATTGACGTGGCACAGGATGTCATCATTCTCTCTGAAGATTGCGAGACGATGGCAGGCATCTGGGTCCGCCACGACTACGAGAAGGAGCGCAACAACTCAATTGCCAGCTTCGCCGAGAGACTTGTCGGCCGGGTGGTGTGCTCGCCAATCGCCGACCCCAACACAGGCGAGGTGCTGGTAGACAGGGACGAGATCATCAGCGCGGAAATGGCCAAGGATCTCTGGGAGGCCGGCGTGACCGAGGCTTACGTGCGGTCACCCCTGGCATGTGAGGCCGCGCGCGGCATCTGCCGCATGTGCTACGGCGTCATGCCCGCCACCGGCAAGATGGTCAACCTTGGCGACGCCGCTGGCATCATTGCCGCCCAGAGTATTGGCGAGCCGGGCACGCAGTTGACTATGCGCACATTCCACACGGGCGGTATCGCGGGCGTCGACATCACGAGCGGCATTCCGCGGGTTGAGGAGCTCTTTGAGGCGCGGGTGCCCAAGAACCACGCGATTCTCTCGCAAATCGACGGCACTGCTGAGGTCATAGACTCGCCGGAAGGCAAGCACATCCGTGTCGTGAGCACAGAGGAATACCGGGAAGAGTACCCGGTCGAGGACAACTACACCGTCGTTGTGCAGTCAGGCGACGTGGTGGAGCCCGGCGCGGCGCTGGCCCAGGCGACCGCAGCCGAAGGCGCCGCGCCGGAAGATGAAGACCTTCAACCAGTCGTCGCTCGGATGCCCGGCACCGTGTCCGTCAGCGACGGCAAGGTGACGGTGGCTTGGGAAGAGCAGGAAGAGCGCACCTACCTGGCGCCCCTGACCGCTCACGTCGTAGTCAGGACTGGCGACCCGGTAAAGGCGGGCCAGGAGCTTACCGCCGGCCAGAAGAACCCGCACGACATCCTGCTTATCCAGGGCCGCGACGCAGTGCACGATTACATCATTGAAGAGGTCCAAAAGGTCTACCGGTTCCAGGGCGTGAGCATGCACGACAAGCACATCGAGATCGTGATCCGGCAAATGATGCGGAAGGTGCGGGTCGACCACCAGGGCGACACTGAGCTGCTGCCGGGCGAGCCGGTGGACCGCGCCATCTTTGACGAAGCCAATCGCCGCGTGCTGGCTGAAGGCGGCGAACCCGCTCGCGCCACCCCGATGCTGCTCGGTATCACCAGAGCGTCGCTGGGAACGGAGAGCTTCCTTGCGGCAGCTTCCTTCCAGGAGACCACCCGCGTGCTCACTGAGGCTGCTATCTCCGGTTCCGTCGACCACCTGGCCGGCCTCAAGGAGAACGTGATCATTGGGCGACTCATCCCGGCGCGCATGGACATGACGGAAGAAGGCCGGGAGCGCCTCGGAATAGTGGCGGAAGAGGAAGCGGCCCGCGAAATGGCCGCTCGGCTTGCCCTCGAAGACGCGCAGCATGACGCCGAGCTGGAAGAGTTCTCCGCGTTAATGGCAATGGACCCGGTGGACGCCACCTTTAACGACGACTAGCATGGCCTCGGTCAACTCCACAATCGGTTCGTGAGGAAACCCGCCCACGGCGCAATGCCGTGGGCGGGCGTATGCGCCGCAAGCATCGCGGCCGGACAACGGAGGGCACGTGCCTATCGTCTACATTGCAGGCGACGCGCCGGGAGTCGGTGTCACTGCAGCTGCCACGGGACTTGCATCTCACCTCGGTGGCGTGGTGACTCTCGCCAAGGCCGCCTCCTTCCGTTCTCCTGACCCGGACGCCGCCTTTCACCGAGCGCTGCTTCCCCACGCCTCAGCCCCGGCAAGCTGGCCTGTTTCGCTCGAATCCGCCGATGACGTGGCTCGCTCGGTCACGCAGTTTGCGGGCGCTCCGGTGGCGGACGGCCTTGTCATTGTGGAGGGAGTAAGCGGGGCGGACAGCGCGTCAGATAGCCTGCGCGCAGATGTTGCCATAGCGGACGCGCTCAACGCGCGAGTAGTGCTCGTGAGCAGCCCGGCGTCGGCGCAGCCGGCGAGGGCCGCCGAAGCCTACGGTGACAGGCTTGCCGGTGTGATCATCAACCACGTCCCGGTTCACGGGACGCACACGGCCCGGGCAGAGACCTCCACGGCTTTCGAGGAGCAAGGTGTTCCTGTCCTCGGCCTCGTGCCTGAGGACCGGCGCATGTTGGCGCCAACAGTGCGCAACGTCGCAGAGCACCTCGGCGCACACTGCATCAATCACGGCGACCTCGAAGATCCGGATGTGGCATTGGACGCGCTCGTGGAGCACTTCATGCTGGGTGGCCTCTTCCTCGACACCGGCGTCTATGTCTTTGGCAGGCGCGAGGAGAAGGCGGTGATCGTAAGGGGCGACCGGCCGGACCTGCAGATGGCCGCGCTGGAGACGTCGACGGTGTGCCTGGTGCTGACCGAGGGCCGGCTGCCCGTGCAATACATCGTCCACCACGCCGATCTCAACCAGGTCCCAATGCTGCTCGTAGGCCGTCCCACGTTGGAGACAATGGAGGCTCTGCACAATGTCGGGGAGCGGGCCACCGTCCACAGCGCCCACAAGGCGCGGCGCTTTGGTCAGCTGCTCTCGGCGCATTGCGACCTCTCGCAGCTGACGGCGGCGTCGGCGGCCTAGTTACCCCTGCTGCGGCTCACGGATGCAGCCCGTGATGTGGTCGTTGACCATGCCCGCAGCTTGCATGAAGGCATAGCAGATCACCGCCCCCGCGAACTTGACCCCCCGCCGTTTCAGGTCCGCCGCCATTGCGTCCGACTCATCTGATCGCGCAGGGGTGTTCTCCCACGTGAGCGCTCCTTGCCTGCGCAGCGTTCGGCGCCCGGTGAATCCCCAGATATAGGCATCGAACGTACCAAACTCCGCCTGAACTTCAAGAAAGCGCTTGGTGTTGTTGATGAATGCGTCTATCTTGAGTCGGTTGCGCACGATGCCGGGATTGGCCAGGAGCCGCTCCCGGTGGGCGTCGGTATAGGCAGCTATTTTGTCCGCGTCGAAACCATCGAAGGCGGCACGGTAGGCCTCGCGCTTGTGCAGGATGGTGCGCCAGGAGAGGCCCGCCTGCGCGCCGTCGAGCAGAAGGAACTCGAGAAGCTTCCTGTCGTCATGGAGGGGGACGCCCCACTCCTCGTCGTGGTAACGCATCATGAGCGGGTCGTCCGGTCCGCCAAAGCAGCGAACGACCCGCTCATCACCGGATTGTGTCATTGGGGAAGCGCTATTCCAAGGTGGCTTCGACGCTAAGCTCGACGTTGCCCTTGAGCGCCTGAGAAATTGGGCACCCGTCCTTGGCGGCCTCCGCAGTCTCCTGGAATGCCGATGCCTCGATGCCGTCAACCTGGCCACTGACCTTGAGTGCACTGGACACCACCTTGAAGCCCGCGTCCACACGGTCGAAGGTGACGGTAGCGCTGACTTCAAGCTTAGTGGGTGGGGTGCCGTTGAGGTTGAGCATGTGGGAAAAGGCCATTGCGTAGCAGCTCGCGTGGGCTGCGGCCACTAGCTCCTCCGGGCTCGTCTTGCCCTCAGGCCCTTCCGTGCGCGACGCCCATGTGACCGGCAGACCATTGACGGCGCTGCTGGTGACCTGATTGATTGTGCCGTTGCCCTCAGCCAAGTTGCCGTTCCAGGTTACTTGTGCCTCTCTGACCGCTGCCATAAGTGAATCCTCCGTATGCTATTGCTGCTTGTTGACTCGGCGATGTGCACCGCACACGCCCACAGTTCGACCGCGGATTGCATTTGCGGGGCTATGCCAACGTCATTATACCGCACCCGCAGCAACGCGAAAGCCAAGGAAACCCGCCGGCGGGTTCCTGTTGCATTTTGCGGGGCAGCGCTACACCGCCCGCGCGCCGCTCTCTACTTTGCCATGCGGCCGGGGGCCTATCCCCTGCCCTGCTTTTCCGCGCCTCCTCGTAGCTGCGGGGGCTTCGGAATTGTTTTCAGATATCAATTCGTAGCTGTTAAGGATGTCCACAGCTACGAAAACGCACCCTCTATCTGGGAAACAATTCGTATCTGTAGCGGGCGGAAACGCGCGCCGGTTGGGGACTGTGCCGGCGCACTCTGTGCGTCCTGCTTTCGTCGTTCATGGCGAGAGGGTAGCGAGGGGGCTGGGCCGGGCGCAAGGGGGCCGTGTCATAGTGCGGTGGGGGTGGGAGCCAGAGTTGGGGCGTGGTTCGACAGGCTCACCACGAACGGGGCGGGGCTCAGGGCGAACGGGGAGGGGTTTTGTCCGTGGCAAGCCTGTCAGCGGCGCCAGCAGGCGGCGCCAACAATTGCCGATTTGTGGAAAGCGGAGTCCACCACTTAGAAGCAATCGCACGCGTTGGGATGTATGCTTATCCCGCAAGCAGTCACCACTGTGATCGAGGCGAGTTTCATGGCTGCCGACAGGAACACAGAAACCCTGCGCCGTATCGCCATTGTTGGTGGAGGGATTTCCGGGCTTGGGGCCGCATGGGCGCTGAACCGCCATCCAGACCGGTTTGATTTCCGGCTATTTGAGGCACAGGGCAGGGTTGGCGGCAACGCTGTCACGGTTGATATGCCCCAGGATGACGGCAGCTCAATCCCCTTTGACATTTCCGTCACCGCTCTTATTCCTTCGGTGTATCAGCACGTCCTCTTGTTGATGAAGCAATTCGACATCGAGATGGTCGACACCAGATTCAGCTACAGTGTGAAGTACCGCGGCCGCATCTACGCGCATGACTTTGACTCCGACATCAGGACCCAGTTGCAATTGGAGATAGCCAAGTTTCAGCGAGTGCTGAGGCGCCTGCGCAGGTTTGCCCCGCTGACCCACGCCAAGTCGAGGCTTGTAAACGCCCTCAATCCGTTCAATTACATCAGCATGGGGACGGTACTGAATCTGGCAGGATTCTCCGGGGACTTCAGGTACAAGATTCTGAAGCCCATGTTCGTCAACTTCCTGATGGCGACCAACGTGTTCGACATGCCTGCATCCCTGTTTGCGAGGTATCTCGAGTTCTTTGACATCGAAACCGCTACGCCCATGCAAACATGGGACCAGGGCACACGGCGCATCTACGAGAACCTGTCAGCCGGTTTCCAGGACAAGATCTATCTCAACCGCCCGGTCCAAAAGGTGTATCGAGAGAGGGCCGGCGTAGTGGTTGAGGACGAGGACGGAGTGCAGGAAAGGTTCGACGAGGTTATCTTCGCGTGCAATGCGAACCAGACGCTCATGGTCCTCGATAGCCCCACACTGCTGGAACGCTACATCCTCTCCTCGGTTCGCTACGAAAGCGAGTTGCACAACCACACTATCGTGCACTCGGACCCCTCTGTGCTGCCGGACAATGAAGCGCGGCCGTTGCAGATGCGGAGCAATCACATCGAGCAATACGGCGCCAGGCCGGACAACTACGAAATCACGTACATCATGCACAACCAGCAGCCATGGGCCAACAGGTCTGACAAGCCCTGTCTGGTTACCTACAACCCCGTCAGCCAGATCGACGAAAAGAAGGTCATCGCCAGGTGGTGGTTTCAGCACATCGTGCATGACGTCCGCCATGTGGCTTGGCTCGTTCAGGTGTTTTGCTTCATTCAGGGAAAGAGGCGGACGTGGCACTGTGGCGCGCATACGCTGGTCAATAGCCAGGAAACCTGCTTCGTCAGCGGGCTCGCCACCGCCAGGCAGATGGGCGCCGACTATCCCTTTGAGGATCCCGATGCCAAACGGTGGTTTAACCATTACGGGAGCATCATGTACGGTTGGGCTTTCAAGAAAGCGAAGGGCTGAAGACCACCGTCCGCCGGCATTGGAAATTCGTTGAAAAGCATCTGCGGTCGGGCGAAAGAGGTCTGCTACGACACCGGCGAATGCTTTGGCGCGCCGCTGGAGTCCGCCTTGCAGCTCTATCTGCACCGTTGTTTGCTCTCCTCCCTTTGTCAGCGTTATACTTTTCTCCATAACAAATTTGTTTATACAGGATTGTCCATCCAGGTGATGCGGGGAGGCCCAAAGTGACGACACAATCTGCAAGGGACGTGCCGACCCGAACGCTCACATTGCCCGAAGAACTCGTCCTGATGCTCCTCAACGAGGAGAACGGCTACTTTCACCAAGTGCCGGGCTGGGCCTTGAACTGCGCCATTGTCGGCGCAGCGCTCGCGGAACTCTCCCTCCAGTCCCGCATTGATACGGATATGGACTCCCTGTTCGTGGTGAACGCGACAGCAACGGGCGACCCCATTCTGGACCCCATCCTGAGCGAAATTGCGGGCGATCCAATAAAGCGAAGCGCCCAGTATTGGGTTGAACGGCTCGCTCCCCATGCGGAGTCGACCACTGACATGACCCTGGACCGCCTGGTTAATCTCAATGTGCTTGACCACCACGATGGCGATTTCTGGACGCTGTCTCGCACCGCCTGGCAGACGGAACTGTACACCGGCTCTCGGGAAGGCACCGCGGTTGAGTTCGTCAAGACCCGCATCGGCAAGGTGATCCTGGCCGACGAGATTCCTACCCCGAGGGACGTCATCATCATCGCCCTTATCAATACCTGCGACGTCTTCCGCTTCATTCTCCCGCTCGATGATGCTGCGGAGGAGAGAATTCATCTCGTCAGCAGGATGGATCTCATCGGCCGGTCCATCGCCGCCGCGGTCTCTCACAACCTCGCGGGCCCTCTGCTCCGACACTCCGCCCTTTCGAAGAAGATCCCAACCGTCCCTCTCCGAAAGTTGCTGCTCAGTCCACACATTCGGAAAGGCAATCTTCCCGCGCTCTTTGCGGAACTTACGCAAGAGTACGGCCCGGTGTTTCAGATCAACCCGCCCTTTGTAAAACCCATGACTTTCCTGGCCGGGCCGGAAGCAAACAAATGGGTGCATCGCAGCGGCCGCATGTACCTGAGAACCAAGGACTACTTTGCCGACTTTGAGAAGGTCTATGGGGCGAACGGCGTCCTGCCTTCCCTGGACGGCGCCGATCACTTTCGGCTTCGCAAGTCCCTCTCGTCCGCCTACTCCCGCGGAAGGCTGGAAGGGCAAATAGACAATCTTTACCGCTACATCCGGGGGTTCATGGCTGACTGGAAGGTTGGAGACGCCTACCAGGCGACGCTCATGTGCCGTTCGATGGTCAATGCGCAGCTCTCGCCCCTCATGCTCAGCGTGGAATCGCAGGACCTCCTCGTGGACTTGGCGAAATACAAGGAGCGGGCGCTGCTGGTGCATATCATGAAAGCGCTCCCCAAGTTCATGCTGCAGACGCCGGGAATGCGGCGCCGGGCCAAGATCGTCGACATCCTGCTGGAACGCGTCCAGGGCATGCACACCACCGCCCAGCGGGCGGGCAGCGCACGGGACCTGGCCGACGACCTTCTCAGCCTGCATGCCAGCGAACCGCAGTTCATGCCGGAGACGAACTTGCGTTTCGCGCTTTCGGCGGCGTTGGTCGCCAGTGTCTACCTGGGCGACGCCTTCAGCTTCGCCCTCTACGCCATGGCGTCGCAGCCCGAGCTCCAACGGATGATCCAGGCCGAAGCCGACGCCCTGTTCGAAAACGGCGACCCCGACAGTGAGGACTTCACCTTGTCAGCAGTCGACGTCACGCACCGCTTCCTTATGGAGTGCCTGCGCGTGTACCCCATCGTCCCCATGTCCATCCGCAACGTGATGAATTCGTGCATGGTTGAGGGCTACGAGATTCCGGTTGGGACACGACTCTACATCGGCCAGTCGGCCGCCCACTACATGCCGGAGGTTTTCCCTGATCCCTACAAATTCGACATCGACCGCTACCTGCCGCCACGCAACGAGCACCACAACCCAGGGTACGCCCCGTTCGGGCTTGGCACGCACACGTGCCTGGGCTCCCAGTGGATGAACCTGCAACTGACCATCAACGTGCTGATGGTGGCGCACTACTTCACGCTTGGGATTGCCCCCGCCAACTACAAGCTCAAGATCAATCCAATACCGTCGTTGAAGCCGAGCAGCAAGCTGAAGTTCCGCATCGCAGAGCAGAGGCGTGAGATAAACGTCTAATGCACGATGGTATAGTCCGAACGACAGGGGCCTAGAGGGGCTTGCGGGCCAGGAAGCAGTACAACGGCGTGAAGACCCCCGCCCTGCCCCCTGCGACATAGGCGCTGGCGGTCTGGTCCAGCAGCCCGACGACGTCCGCGGACCCCTTCGGGAACATCCCCAGCGCCTCAACCAGCCTGGACATCCCAATGATCGCTTTGCGGCCCAGCGGAATCCTGCGCAGACCGTTGCCCAGCTTCCTGGCCCCTCCGGTCTCCATGGGCTTGTACCACGGCGTGGTTGGACCGTTCCCCCCTACGGCCCGGTCCTTTGCCTCCATGATTTCAAATCCCGCCGTCTCCAGGGCCCGGTCCACCTCGCCCATAGTCGCGATATCCTTGAGCGCGATGCCGTGCATCAGCTCCTTCTTGATGTCCTGGTGCCGATTGTCTTCGGGATTGAACTTGCCAGTCATGCACATTTCCTGACCCCAGAAGAGGGCCCCGGGCTTCAGGACGCGGTAGATCTCGGCGAACGCGCCCGCCTTGTCCGGCGCATGGCACGTCGATTCGATCGCGTATCCCCGGTCGAACGTGTCGTCCGCGATGGCGCCCATGTCCATGAAGCTGCACCCGAGGTAGTCAACCATGTGGTCGATCCCCGCCTCGGCGTTCAGCTGTTTCGCCTTCTCCAACTGGACTTCACTGCTGTTGACCCCGACAACCCTGACACCGGCCTCCCGGACCACACGGCGCATCGGACCGCCGATCCCGCAACCGACATCGATCACGTCCATGCCCTGGCGCAACTCCAGCTTGGCGATCATCAACCGCTGGTGCCGGGCCTTGGAGTCCTCCAGGGTCTCCCCGGGAGATAGCGGCGCGAAGTGGAGGGACTCGCCCCAACCGAACACCAGGAACTCAGTGGAAAGGTCGTAGTATTCCCTGACGGTTTCGGCGTGGTCGTAACCCGCAGGGCCGGCGTCCTCGGTAGTCGCCCTGTGCAGCCATCCGGAGAAATGCTTCACACGGCGGCGGGCGTCCGATCCCCGGTACGCGGCCTTTAGCCCGTTGGACAGTTTACGGAATTGCATGAGTCTTCTTTCTAGGATGAGTTCTGTTCCTGATCGTAGCGCCGGTGCACGGAGTCGATGGCCGTGTCAAGCTCGTCCGCCCAGCGCATGAGATTGGCCCGCAGCCGCATGTTCTGGTACGCGCCCCAGACCGTCATGGCGGGCGGCACCACCAGGATGGACACAATCAGCGCGTAGGCGATGGTGATCCCCGCCGTTACGCCGAACTGCGCGGAGGCGGCCAGCGGCGAGATCACCAGCACGCCAAGCCCCAGCGCCGTCGTCATCGCGGAGCCCAGCAGCGCGGAGCCGGTGGTCCTGAGCGTCTGGATTGCAGCCCTCTCCGGATCGCGCACCTTGCCGTACTCCTCACGGTAGCGATGGATGATGTGGATGGTGTAGTCCACCCCGATTCCTATCGACAGCGCCGTGATGATTGATGTGATGATGGTGTAGGGGATGCCCAGCAGCGCCATCGTGCCCAGCACACAGATGAGGACGAGGACGATGGGCCCCACCGCAATGATCGCCAACGCGGGTTGGCGCACCGTCATCCAGAAGAAGAGGGCCAGGACGGTGAGGGCCACGGCGACCGTCACGGTGATCGACTCCGTCTGGTTCTCGGTGATGGCGTCCGTCACGGTGACCGATATGACGGTGTTGGAGGTCACGGTGATGGCATCGTCCTCGCCTTGCCAGACCGCCTCCACCTGCTGCTGGAGCGCCTTGGTCCGGGCGGGATCGTTGGTGTAGACCGGGAACTGGAGCAACATGGCGTCGATGCCGTTCGGGTCGTCGATCAGCAGGTGACTGAGAGTTGGGTCCCGCTCTCCAAGCGTGTCCAGGAACTCCTGCATCAGCGCCGGGTCGAGTTCGACGCTTGCCGAGGCCTCCCGGAAGAGCGCGGCAAGCTCCGGGTCGTACTTGTCGCCCGGCGCTCCGCTGTCGTCGATCCAGTCTTCAACCAGCAGATGGTACGACGCCTCGATCGGGCCGGACGCGGCGCCCGGACGCGACCGTTCATCCGCAAAGGCCCTGGTGAGGTCCTGCAGGTTCAGGAGCGTGCGGGTTTCCGTCGCCTCCGCTTTCAGGAGCACGCTGGCAAATTCGGTGGAGCCGCCAACGGCCGCGTCGAGGGTCGCCATGTCCGCGTGCACGTCGCCGTTCCTAGGCAGGATGTCGCGGATGTGGAATTCGGCTTCGATCCCCCGGGCCGCGAACCCAAGCGCAACCGTCACCGCGAGCACCGCGATAATGTAAGGAGCGGGGTTGCGCGTGACGCTCCTGCCCAGCGTCTCCGCCAACCGCTCGACGCCAGGCAGCGCGGTCGAGATCGGCCTGGCCGGCGGCAGGGTGCCGCGCGCCTCCCGCCGCCGGTCGACGATCACCCTGCCCGCCGGGACCAGCGTCAGCATCACGATCAAGCTCATGCCCACGGCAAGTCCGCCGACGATGCCGAAGTCCCCGACGATTTCAATGGGTGAGAAGAGGTTCGCCAGCAGGCTCACAATCGTCGTAACGGCGGCAAGCAGCAGCGGGACCACCACGATGCGCCAGCCCGCGCGGACAGCCCCCAGGACCTGCTCGCCCGCGTTGCGCTGCTCCCTGTAG comes from the Chloroflexota bacterium genome and includes:
- the rpoC gene encoding DNA-directed RNA polymerase subunit beta', coding for MAQSGAEFNAIRISLASPEQIRAWSYGEVTKPETINYRTLRPERDGLFCERIFGPTKDWECACGKYKKIRFKGIKCERCGVEVTRAKVRRERMGNIELAAPVAHIWFSKGIPSRLGLLLDLSPRNLERVLYFAQYIITEVDTAGRDMAIQELDEQLEQNLQLLDERHQEKVRQVREQAEADRSAALAPFEEQDMALAAREADLASREADLATREGGLPEVTDADDTAAAERSELAELRTAIESEREALETEKTALEEQKSIASEAVNVWLVEQETTLVKSHSDQREMLDEETQTQLDDLNELHPMKLLLEARQRELSDKYSHLFKSGMGAEAILAILKNIDLEHEREMLTHEMRSTSGQRRKKAVKRLRLVEAFRKSGNHPEWMVMTALPVLPPDLRPMVQLDGGRFATSDLNDLYRRVINRNNRLKRLLELEAPEIIIRNEKRMLQEAVDALIDNGRRGRAISGSHNHRLKSLSDLLRGKQGRFRQNLLGKRVDYSGRSVIVVGPTLQLYQCGLPKRMALELFKPFVMHRLVVQGLAHNIKSAKRAVERVRPEVWDVLEEVIKDRPVLMNRAPTLHRLGIQAFMPVLIEGSAPQLHPLVCTAFNADFDGDQMAIHVPLSRRAVQEARRVMLSIYNMLSPASGEPVVAPTLDIVLGCYYLTMENVNAPGAGKKFSSGEEAEMAHEMGLVNIQAPVQILQGSNGHGASWIETTVGRLIFRDLLPDSVAEDPSKWNKLMDKGALKTLVSDAYRILGNEETADMLDKIKNAGFHYATVSGITIGISDLEVPEQKSGVLASAEGQIQQLEEQFQMGLITERERYDQTIRIWTDASDEVTSLIEKALPSYGGVYLMATSGAKGNISQIKQMAGMRGLMSDPKGFLIPLPVKSSFREGLSVLEYFISTHGARKGLADTALRTADSGYLTRRMIDVAQDVIILSEDCETMAGIWVRHDYEKERNNSIASFAERLVGRVVCSPIADPNTGEVLVDRDEIISAEMAKDLWEAGVTEAYVRSPLACEAARGICRMCYGVMPATGKMVNLGDAAGIIAAQSIGEPGTQLTMRTFHTGGIAGVDITSGIPRVEELFEARVPKNHAILSQIDGTAEVIDSPEGKHIRVVSTEEYREEYPVEDNYTVVVQSGDVVEPGAALAQATAAEGAAPEDEDLQPVVARMPGTVSVSDGKVTVAWEEQEERTYLAPLTAHVVVRTGDPVKAGQELTAGQKNPHDILLIQGRDAVHDYIIEEVQKVYRFQGVSMHDKHIEIVIRQMMRKVRVDHQGDTELLPGEPVDRAIFDEANRRVLAEGGEPARATPMLLGITRASLGTESFLAAASFQETTRVLTEAAISGSVDHLAGLKENVIIGRLIPARMDMTEEGRERLGIVAEEEAAREMAARLALEDAQHDAELEEFSALMAMDPVDATFNDD
- a CDS encoding DRTGG domain-containing protein, which produces MPIVYIAGDAPGVGVTAAATGLASHLGGVVTLAKAASFRSPDPDAAFHRALLPHASAPASWPVSLESADDVARSVTQFAGAPVADGLVIVEGVSGADSASDSLRADVAIADALNARVVLVSSPASAQPARAAEAYGDRLAGVIINHVPVHGTHTARAETSTAFEEQGVPVLGLVPEDRRMLAPTVRNVAEHLGAHCINHGDLEDPDVALDALVEHFMLGGLFLDTGVYVFGRREEKAVIVRGDRPDLQMAALETSTVCLVLTEGRLPVQYIVHHADLNQVPMLLVGRPTLETMEALHNVGERATVHSAHKARRFGQLLSAHCDLSQLTAASAA
- a CDS encoding DNA-3-methyladenine glycosylase I, which translates into the protein MTQSGDERVVRCFGGPDDPLMMRYHDEEWGVPLHDDRKLLEFLLLDGAQAGLSWRTILHKREAYRAAFDGFDADKIAAYTDAHRERLLANPGIVRNRLKIDAFINNTKRFLEVQAEFGTFDAYIWGFTGRRTLRRQGALTWENTPARSDESDAMAADLKRRGVKFAGAVICYAFMQAAGMVNDHITGCIREPQQG
- a CDS encoding OsmC family peroxiredoxin, translated to MAAVREAQVTWNGNLAEGNGTINQVTSSAVNGLPVTWASRTEGPEGKTSPEELVAAAHASCYAMAFSHMLNLNGTPPTKLEVSATVTFDRVDAGFKVVSSALKVSGQVDGIEASAFQETAEAAKDGCPISQALKGNVELSVEATLE
- a CDS encoding FAD-dependent oxidoreductase yields the protein MAADRNTETLRRIAIVGGGISGLGAAWALNRHPDRFDFRLFEAQGRVGGNAVTVDMPQDDGSSIPFDISVTALIPSVYQHVLLLMKQFDIEMVDTRFSYSVKYRGRIYAHDFDSDIRTQLQLEIAKFQRVLRRLRRFAPLTHAKSRLVNALNPFNYISMGTVLNLAGFSGDFRYKILKPMFVNFLMATNVFDMPASLFARYLEFFDIETATPMQTWDQGTRRIYENLSAGFQDKIYLNRPVQKVYRERAGVVVEDEDGVQERFDEVIFACNANQTLMVLDSPTLLERYILSSVRYESELHNHTIVHSDPSVLPDNEARPLQMRSNHIEQYGARPDNYEITYIMHNQQPWANRSDKPCLVTYNPVSQIDEKKVIARWWFQHIVHDVRHVAWLVQVFCFIQGKRRTWHCGAHTLVNSQETCFVSGLATARQMGADYPFEDPDAKRWFNHYGSIMYGWAFKKAKG
- a CDS encoding cytochrome P450, whose amino-acid sequence is MTTQSARDVPTRTLTLPEELVLMLLNEENGYFHQVPGWALNCAIVGAALAELSLQSRIDTDMDSLFVVNATATGDPILDPILSEIAGDPIKRSAQYWVERLAPHAESTTDMTLDRLVNLNVLDHHDGDFWTLSRTAWQTELYTGSREGTAVEFVKTRIGKVILADEIPTPRDVIIIALINTCDVFRFILPLDDAAEERIHLVSRMDLIGRSIAAAVSHNLAGPLLRHSALSKKIPTVPLRKLLLSPHIRKGNLPALFAELTQEYGPVFQINPPFVKPMTFLAGPEANKWVHRSGRMYLRTKDYFADFEKVYGANGVLPSLDGADHFRLRKSLSSAYSRGRLEGQIDNLYRYIRGFMADWKVGDAYQATLMCRSMVNAQLSPLMLSVESQDLLVDLAKYKERALLVHIMKALPKFMLQTPGMRRRAKIVDILLERVQGMHTTAQRAGSARDLADDLLSLHASEPQFMPETNLRFALSAALVASVYLGDAFSFALYAMASQPELQRMIQAEADALFENGDPDSEDFTLSAVDVTHRFLMECLRVYPIVPMSIRNVMNSCMVEGYEIPVGTRLYIGQSAAHYMPEVFPDPYKFDIDRYLPPRNEHHNPGYAPFGLGTHTCLGSQWMNLQLTINVLMVAHYFTLGIAPANYKLKINPIPSLKPSSKLKFRIAEQRREINV